The DNA segment CTGGAGGAATATCCGAGTCGTCAGGGTGGACAAAGCCGCTGTGCCGGAAAGAATTTGCAATGACCGCGGGCGGCGTTTCGCTCCAGACATGCGCTAAAATGTGAATTGCGGTTAGGAGAGTCAGGTCATATTCTCGCCCTGCTTCCTTGCACAGCAGGAGCCGTTCCAGCACATGCTTTCTGTACCTGCTTTTTACGTGCTGAATTATCCCTTGATCCAGCGGTTGCAGAGCAGCCGTCGTGTTTGCAGGTAGAAATACAAGTTCGATGCACTCCAGCCCTGTCACTCTGGTATGAGCGCTGCAGTTGTCAACTAGAAGTAAAACCTTGCGCTTGTTAGCAGAGAAGCGGCGGTCGAGCTGGCGCAGCCAAGCTTGGAAAATATCCGAGGTCATCCAGGCCTTTCTATTGGCGTGATATTGCACAGGAAAGTGGTGAATGTTCTTAAAACACCTCGGGTTACGCGCCTTCCCGATGACTAGCAGTGGCAGGCGCTCGGTGCCCGACATATTTGAAGCGAGAAGCACAGTGACCCTTTCTTTGCTCCTCTTCCCTCCAACGCACGGGTCGCCCTTGAACGTGATCGTTTTTTCCGGCAAGGCTTTAAAAAAGAGAGCCGTTTCATCGGCATTGAAGACGTTGGCAGGTTCATAACGAGCCAGGTACTGGGGAAGCTCAGTTGTCTTCCAGTCAGCAATACGCCGTTCATCCACTGCTGCTTTTTCCCCGCACACGTTTCGAAAGACCAACCCGTGCCTTTCTCTAAAGCGGGCAAACCAGCCTTCAGACGCACTGAAAGATTCGATGTTCATTCTCAGTGCGTACCTTTCAGCTTGCTGACAGATCAAAGGTCCACTCAAGGGAAGCTGGCTGTTCCGCATGTCTGTTATCCACCGCAGCAGTGCGTCTTCCAGCTTCGGGTGTGCTGCCGTCCTTAGTCGTTTTCATTTTCCGGTGAATTTGCCGCTGTCAAACGCCTCGAAAATTTTTGCTTGGTTCTTCACATAGTCGCTTAAGGTGCTTCTCTTAACATCGTACTTTTTCATTATCTCTTGTCGAGAAACACCTGCGTTCACGTCTTTCAATATCATCACCTTTCTTTCAAGATCATTTGCTGGCTGCTGTGGCCGCTTAACTCCTGTGACGGTCGCCATCGGTATGAAGCGCGACGGCGGCGgcaacgcgcacacacacagccgCAACACGCGAAGTCACAACACAAAGAACTACGTCAACGAAGTCACGAAGTACACCAGTAGGCATAGCGAGCAGCTGTTAGTAGACACTGGATGTGCCGGTGGCCCAAGCGCTTCCGCCGGGTGGTGACTAGCGCCACCTAGCCACTTCCCCCTCATTCACTATCATCATGATCATATTCTGCTGCAGTTCGTTCGGTTTCGGTTTCTCCAAAACTCCGCTTCCGCCGTCGGTTACGGCAAGCGGTGATTGAGCCTCCAAGCCGCCGAGATCGCGCGACTCTGGAGTCGCGCGGAGTTGTCCGAGATAACCGGTGCGCCGCTAAATCCCTCCGAATTAATGAGCATTTGACCCCATTGAAATATACACAGTTTTGCCGGGACCGCGCCGCGAGTCCGAGTTAACCGAATTTCCGAGTTAACGAGGTCCGGAtaaacgagcttttactgtatacacatacatacacacacacgcatatcgAACACTAGCAAGATGGATCTCTAccccaacaattttttttcagcttAATGGCCTCGACGATAGCGTTTAAACCTTCCCGCACTGCTGTTCTCGTGTTTTTGTGTAGGCTGTGTGGCATTCCAAGAGAACACATGTACAGGTAGCAAAATACAGACCAGCCGAAAACAAGACCTGCGTTTGAAGAAACAATTTTAGTTCTTCTGCACGGTCTCTCATTCCACAAACAAATTACTTATAGAATAGGTTATTGCTTTCTTGAGTAGCTCAGTTAGACAtcaagaacaaaacaaaaagtgtATGCACTTGCACATTGTTTTTTGGACAATGCATTGTTCCCTTTGTGTTGTGCCTGCTTTTCATGAAGCCTGGGATGCTTAAAATGGCGATCAGATGACAGAGAATTACAGACCTGGAAAATAATGCAAATTGAATTGCAATAATAACCAAATTGTACCAAGCACCTTTAGCATTTCACCCTGTTTATACTAGAGTGGAAGTCGAGTGCTACATAAAAATGAGCTGTAGGGGCGCTCATGTTTCTCGCGTCTACTGACATAAGTCTTCAGCGCACGGCTCTCGCATCTCGTGGCCTTCGGCCTCCTTGCGTAGCACACTTGTGATGGTTGAAGTCTGTGTTGCAGTATGCAGGTGTGACGAGAAATAGCGCTGCAAACTGACGGCTCGATATCGCTGTATAACTCCGAGGTATCCTTCCTGGATAGCGCTGCTGTTTAATATTGTGTTCTTTCGCCTTCCGTCTTCACGAGCATACTGTGAAGTGGATGGATGTATTCTGACACCAAGCAGGCATTAAGCTCTATTGGCAACTTGCGCTCATCTTGCCAATGCACCTGTTTGTGGTTGTGCGTTAATGCGATAGCATTGTATGCAGACTGCACCCACTTTGTAGGCATCCGTACGAAGAAAAATATGGGCCAATCTCGAAGGCAGTGCACTCTAGCACAGTGTCTCAAAGCGCCAGCTGTCACGGGAGAAGAATGTGGGAAACTGGCACGTGACACGCGCGCTAGACGTTTCAAAGAGCAATTTTGGCACAAGAGAAGCATGCGTGCCAACGTGTCATGCCATCTTCATTATTGAGTTGTCATTATGCATTTGTTGTCATAGCGTCGATGGCATGCCATTGTGGTCGTTCCATCCTCATCATTCTATCTTTGTCATactactctcgtcatgccgtcgtcatacTGCCTTCATCGTCCCACTGAGATCATTCCTTCTATCGTTCTAGCATAATCATGCTCTCGTCactcaatcgtgattatgccgccatTGTAATGGCTccttcattccagcttcgtcatctggtTGTTGTTACACAATTGTTGCCCTCCCACTGCTTTCGTGCCTTTCGTTGTCACACTGTTTTCGTTATACCATCATCATTTCAGAATCATCATCTCAAACGTCGTTATACCACCTTTGTCATTCCATCGACACTATTCCTTCATTCTATCATTCTCACTGCGTCATGGTCAAGCCATCATGCTCGTGAGCCCCCTTGGCAAGCAAGTGCCATACCAAAGTTGGCCGACACCGGAGTCTGTGTATGTTGCATATAGCTGAAGCAGTGAAAGTGCTAAaatgaccactacagattttaaataaacatgacttcTCCAATATGGTGCTTAGATGCTACTCACACTACCAATGAGTCACTGTGAGATGaattctgccacaattttttaaTTCTACAATTGTGTTCTGTGCattatgctttttttgtttttacaatTATTTTTTCTTACTAGCTAAACTCTCTCAACATACTTTTGTTCTGTATTTGACCTTATTGTTGTTGCGACTCATAGTTTGTGAGCGCATATGTTTCTGCTGGCCCCCCTATGTATTACAGCAACTTCCGATTAATTTGGCTCTTTTTATGTTGATTTTTTGGTTAATTTGATCCCAGTCAAAGGTGCTGGCCAGTGCCCATGCATGTCTATAGGCCCAATCTTTCATTATTTCGTTCCCAAAACTTGCCTTcgccgaataattcgaacttgacgAGTCTGCACACATGCACCTGATATCTCTGGCAACCGCGATAGCGACCCCTTTAGTAGCAGTGTCTGTCTTGGTGGAGCTTAGGGGTCAGTGAACGTGCTGAACAGACGTCATTTCTTGCCGAAAATATCTATTTTCGGCCAACACCAGGAAGACTTTCAAGCCTAACCGAAGCTCCCAATGTTGCATTATGgcatttacccaattctaacacGTGCCTTATTTTTCTTCTTCATAAGAATTGGGCTGAAAACTGCCTGCACGGCTCAATCCGACACAAAACCAAAATCGCCTTTGCAAAGTTTGTAGGCTTTACCACATCACGCCAAtgcattgcggcaaagctgactttaaaatACCGTGTCGCGAAGCTGACTGAGAAAGCGGCTGCAATTGGGCAACAATTTCTCTTGCTAAATAATAGGGTGCACATTAAATTTCTACTCTGTTTAGGAGCTTTCTCCATTAGTTTACGATTTTGGACACATACAAAGCGGGCGCACATTTAATTCGGAGGCgtgttagaattgggtaaatactgccaaatgaatcagcagtgtgttttgGCATTTTTCTTAATCTTGTCCAATTCGAACCACCGGATAATTGCAACAATTTTGTCGGTCCCATGAGGGTCTAATTATTATTAGTCAACTGTAGCCTCAACTGAAGGCCTTTAAGCATACtgtgaataaataaaagaaatatttaGGTCTGTACCGACGCCTCCCCCATTCCAATACAACTATACCACTACAGTTTGACCGGGTCTTGAAAGGTtccttaaataaaaaaaatttcattCTTTCACATATTTGTCTGTATGTACAAAAAGCGCATGTTTATTGGGAAAGGCCCATAGATAACTACATCAGCTCTCTTCTAAATAACAAACACTTTTCCTTTGAGCAGACAGTTCCAGCGATCAGACGAAGTATGCAGCCAGCTGTGCCATCTTGTCCTTAGGCTTGCCTCTACGCCGACCGCGGCCTCTGCCTCTACCACCACCGGCAGCGGCACCCGCTGCCCGGCGGTAGTTGTTCCTTGGCTTGAGTGCTTGGTGTCGCTCCACGAGGCCAGACAAGGTCACATCGCAGAAGATACAGCCTACCGCCTCCGTCTGCGCACCCGGGAGCTTCGTCTTCTCCTGCAAGCGAGGGAAGCAATGCAATGAAAACTACACTAACAGCGAAAATGGATTCCTTTGTCCAGCACAAATCAAGTTATTGCAACATATAAATTTTTAATGTTTGCACACCAAGGCCCAAATAAACTTGTGTTTTCACTCGCTGGGGTCAGCCGCTAAATTTAGTGGGTAACTAGGAGAGTATGAGTTCTAACGACCTGTTATGCAGTCAACGACCAGTTTTTCAGACTCGCCAGGCACAGCGACAACATCCGAAAAATCAGGCAGTCTGAAAAAACGAATGCGTCTTTAACTGCCCTCAAGGGCACTAATCGCCACAGCCACAATTTAAATAGCTTGAAGGCTTTCCAGTAAATTTATTGGGCATCTCGGTGCTCATACTGGACATAAAACGGGGGGTGCACCCATGTCAAATTAAAGAACGCATTCTATGCCCAGTGAAAGTGGCTCCATTGCACTCTTGGTATGCGTCACCGCAATACATTGCATATGCTTGACAGCGAACACAACTGTACTGCGGCAAAGCTGGCATTCAGGGACTAGTATTATGCAATGCTTTGGGCATCTCTGTGCTCGTACTATGGCAGGAGAAGGCAGGTGAGTGCTATGTGCCATGACAGTAGCCCCTttgcactcttggtatgcttcactgcaatacattaCGTATGCTTGACCACATAACCCCACTGTATTGTGGCAAAGTGGCTTCCAGGAACCGGCTTATGCAACGCCTTATACCCTTGCTGTGCTTTCCGTGCTTCAACGAAATTGGCAACGATCACGAGGACggagtcggcaccattgcacacagcAGCAaattatttaaatgaaaaacacggcaccgaacagcaggAAGCTTGATAACAAATGTGAAAGCAGCTAGGCCTAAGGATAACGCAAAATGACTACTATGGCTGCCAGCAGTTCGGCATGTGAGAGCGCTGTTTCAAGGTTGTGAGATAATTAAAATGATGACGGCGGCTTCAATTAATGCCGTTTCAGACCTGCAGTCACTGCAAAAAGTCATAAAAATAGGACGGCGAAGGCTTTCAGCATCTGCAATTTCATACAtccttatacattgactctatggggtacggGTGGTGCCACGAAAGCGTCTGAAATAGTAGGCGCATTCAAAAAAATCGGTTgttgactgtgtgtgtgtgtgtatatatatatatagggcccTCCAGATGGCACTGATTTTGTTACGCAGTTAAAACGGTGTTTGATAACTAAAATTTACTCCAAAATGCACAAGAAAGCTATGTACACAAGTTCATAGATGTGGTGTATTTCTTCTATATCAACGCATTGAAAACATGTACCAGTAGTTGACTATTGAACAAAATAATTTGTGTTTGGCAAACTTTAGTGCCAAAAACACGCAACTGAAAATTTTGTGGGTCTTGGCACAGCGTTCTAAGATTGTTAGGCTGACGAGAGGTGCAAGAACTATCA comes from the Dermacentor silvarum isolate Dsil-2018 chromosome 9, BIME_Dsil_1.4, whole genome shotgun sequence genome and includes:
- the LOC119464031 gene encoding tigger transposable element-derived protein 6-like; this encodes MSGTERLPLLVIGKARNPRCFKNIHHFPVQYHANRKAWMTSDIFQAWLRQLDRRFSANKRKVLLLVDNCSAHTRVTGLECIELVFLPANTTAALQPLDQGIIQHVKSRYRKHVLERLLLCKEAGREYDLTLLTAIHILAHVWSETPPAVIANSFRHSGFVHPDDSDIPPEATPEDTREPTGNVDDEVNDTRFDSVLPSGVQILDYVAIDYHVAVAGPLTDDDILSEVLEEDQNHCSDDDGQDEPPTRRRRTVQEAAEALAVLEEFCVCSRDSERAHHHLMGLNKIVLSEIPTARQTKITHFFKK